The following coding sequences lie in one Leucoraja erinacea ecotype New England chromosome 20, Leri_hhj_1, whole genome shotgun sequence genomic window:
- the LOC129707000 gene encoding myeloid-associated differentiation marker homolog translates to MSLQLNCRLLTTPIGIVRLLEILLSCTAFSLIAHVNLYSGSYGGWCMFAWCFSFAVTFLILALELTGLHGNIPISWEDFTTSFAMLATLLNLTASIIYPSVFLPTGNREIEDHQIAATAMSCLCFIAYAVEVGLTRARPGEISGFLKTVPGLLKVLEAFIACIIFVLVEDTYRANSGRQWCMAVYCICFIVTLLIIILTIAQLIARMPFPFERFLTVYSLLAVLMYITAAIVWPIFCFSPSHGQSTRPSGCRRGHCYWDNQVIATVLTYVNLVVYIVDLVYSARLVFIPQA, encoded by the coding sequence ATGTCTTTACAGTTGAATTGCAGATTGCTGACGACCCCAATAGGAATTGTAAGGCTACTTGAAATCTTGCTGTCCTGCACAGCGTTCAGCCTGATTGCCCACGTGAACCTTTACTCTGGCTCGTACGGAGGCTGGTGCATGTTTGCCTGGTGTTTCTCCTTCGCCGTCACCTTTCTCATCCTGGCCTTGGAGCTGACGGGGCTTCACGGCAACATTCCGATATCCTGGGAGGACTTCACCACGTCGTTCGCGATGCTGGCCACGCTGCTGAACCTGACCGCCTCCATCATCTACCCATCCGTCTTCCTCCCaaccggcaaccgggagatcgaggATCATCAAATAGCAGCCACTGCCATGTCCTGCCTGTGCTTCATCGCCTACGCCGTCGAAGTGGGTCTCACGCGAGCCAGGCCCGGTGAGATCAGTGGGTTTTTAAAGACTGTTCCGGGACTCCTTAAAGTGTTGGAAGCTTTCATCGCCTGCATTATCTTTGTACTTGTCGAGGACACGTATCGTGCCAACTCCGGTCGGCAGTGGTGCATGGCTGTGTACTGCATCTGCTTTATCGTCACCTTATTGATCATTATTCTAACCATCGCCCAGCTCATAGCCAGGATGCCGTTTCCATTCGAGAGGTTTCTGACAGTCTACAGCCTCCTGGCTGTGCTGATGTACATCACCGCGGCGATCGTCTGGCCAATCTTCTGCTTCAGCCCAAGCCACGGCCAATCGACCAGACCGAGTGGTTGCCGACGAGGCCACTGTTACTGGGATAACCAAGTCATAGCCACCGTTTTAACCTATGTTAACCTGGTGGTGTACATTGTAGATCTGGTCTATTCGGCCAGGTTAGTCTTCATTCCACAGGCTTAA